The Desulfosporosinus acidiphilus SJ4 genome has a window encoding:
- a CDS encoding magnesium transporter MgtE N-terminal domain-containing protein — MMELLTDLFVSELIGKYIIDRSGLKLGKVRDVWVDPETTFPTVRGLIIKYNGELKVVPWKEIYMLSRQVVALRVIASEVRFERVSEGHLYISGILDRQIVDINGAKLVRVNDIKLAGNSKGVHIVSIDVSFVGLIRRLLPRGMFSMPTSGKRLQPHFIGWDMVQSLSTGGDSLSLRASGDKLSKIHPADLADILENISHYERLELFEQLNPEMAADTLAEVDPDVQKSILRQINKERAADILEEMEQDEAADLLSEMNEDDSDQLLSLMENEAASDLRELLEYDEGTAGSLMTTDFLVFSIELTADEVIKQLRELAPEADYIYYLYAVDSEGRLKGVISLRELIISSPETRISELMHTKVISVLADEDEKKIRRLFSKYSLLALPVIDKSDKVIGLITVDDVLQLKN, encoded by the coding sequence ATGATGGAGCTATTGACGGATCTTTTTGTTAGCGAACTAATAGGTAAATATATTATTGATCGTAGTGGTCTAAAGCTCGGTAAAGTTAGGGATGTCTGGGTCGATCCAGAGACTACGTTTCCGACTGTTCGGGGATTGATTATTAAGTATAATGGGGAGCTCAAAGTTGTTCCTTGGAAAGAGATCTATATGCTAAGTCGACAGGTTGTCGCACTCCGGGTAATCGCTTCAGAAGTTCGTTTTGAAAGAGTATCTGAAGGTCATTTATATATTAGTGGGATACTCGATCGGCAGATTGTTGATATCAATGGAGCCAAGCTAGTTCGTGTCAATGATATTAAATTAGCGGGTAACAGCAAAGGAGTACATATTGTATCTATTGATGTTAGCTTCGTTGGTTTAATTCGGAGGCTCCTCCCTAGAGGAATGTTTAGTATGCCAACAAGTGGAAAGAGGTTGCAGCCCCATTTTATAGGATGGGACATGGTGCAGTCGTTATCAACAGGGGGCGATAGCTTATCTTTACGTGCTTCAGGAGATAAGCTATCAAAAATACATCCAGCAGATCTGGCGGATATTCTGGAGAACATTAGTCATTATGAACGATTGGAATTGTTTGAACAGTTAAATCCTGAAATGGCGGCGGACACTTTAGCTGAGGTCGACCCAGATGTTCAAAAATCCATTCTAAGACAAATAAATAAAGAGCGAGCTGCAGACATACTTGAAGAAATGGAGCAAGATGAGGCAGCAGACCTCCTATCCGAAATGAATGAGGATGATTCGGACCAACTATTAAGTTTAATGGAAAATGAAGCAGCTTCAGACCTTCGTGAGTTGTTGGAATATGACGAAGGAACTGCAGGTAGTTTGATGACAACCGACTTTTTGGTGTTCTCTATAGAGCTTACGGCAGATGAAGTCATTAAGCAGTTAAGAGAACTTGCTCCTGAGGCAGATTATATTTACTATCTTTATGCAGTTGACTCCGAAGGGCGATTAAAGGGAGTCATATCGCTAAGAGAACTAATTATCTCTTCGCCTGAAACAAGAATTAGCGAATTAATGCATACCAAAGTGATTAGTGTACTGGCTGATGAGGATGAGAAAAAGATCCGCCGGTTATTTTCTAAATACAGTCTATTAGCACTTCCAGTGATTGATAAATCCGATAAAGTGATAGGACTTATTACTGTGGATGATGTACTACAACTGAAAAATTAG
- a CDS encoding metal-dependent transcriptional regulator, whose translation MLSPSLEDYLEEIYRFSLTLDIVRVTDISHRLNVALPSVTKALYKLRDQQYINYERYGEIRLTDKGRETGSYLVLRNQLLQEFLGLICSKCNFVAEAEAMEHYLSTATIDAIKTLVEFMKNNPSCQQAFEDFMFVKANKE comes from the coding sequence ATGCTTTCACCAAGTTTAGAGGACTACTTAGAGGAAATTTATCGCTTTTCATTAACACTTGATATTGTTCGGGTAACAGACATTAGTCATAGACTAAATGTCGCATTGCCATCCGTAACAAAGGCTCTCTATAAGTTAAGAGACCAACAATACATAAACTACGAACGATATGGTGAAATCAGACTCACCGATAAAGGTAGAGAAACGGGCAGCTATTTAGTTTTACGAAACCAATTGCTACAGGAGTTTCTTGGGTTAATATGTAGCAAGTGTAATTTTGTTGCTGAGGCGGAAGCTATGGAACACTACCTTTCGACTGCAACGATCGATGCTATTAAAACTCTGGTGGAATTTATGAAAAACAATCCATCTTGCCAACAAGCCTTTGAAGATTTCATGTTTGTTAAGGCTAACAAAGAATAA
- the cas5c gene encoding type I-C CRISPR-associated protein Cas5c encodes MEVKRNTVEFMVSGDRALFSDPVTRVGGEKTSYYVPTYESLKGILTSVYWKPTIIWIIDAVRVMNMIQTLSEGIRTKNYNGGNDLSIYTYLKDVRYQVRAHFIWNENRPELAADRNENKHHNIARRMIERGGRRDIFLGTRECQGMVEPCVFGEGSGTYDPVDELNFGYMFHGFTYADEALRDAEKGHMSVRFHHVVMKKGVIEFPNPEEIPDKDRRILHKMPVKPFGEAIGNFSRLGEFAAEEVNQ; translated from the coding sequence ATGGAAGTCAAGAGAAATACCGTTGAATTCATGGTAAGCGGTGACAGAGCCCTGTTTTCCGATCCGGTCACGCGTGTGGGAGGGGAAAAAACAAGCTATTACGTGCCGACTTACGAGTCTCTGAAAGGCATACTGACCTCAGTCTACTGGAAGCCTACGATCATTTGGATTATAGATGCGGTTCGTGTCATGAACATGATTCAAACGCTGTCAGAGGGGATCCGTACAAAGAATTACAATGGCGGAAATGATTTGTCGATCTATACCTATCTTAAAGACGTCCGGTACCAAGTCCGTGCCCATTTCATATGGAACGAGAACCGTCCTGAACTGGCGGCAGACCGCAATGAGAACAAGCACCATAATATTGCCCGGCGCATGATTGAGAGGGGCGGACGGCGGGACATTTTTCTGGGAACAAGAGAATGCCAGGGGATGGTTGAACCTTGTGTGTTTGGAGAAGGTTCCGGGACATATGACCCTGTGGATGAGCTTAATTTTGGCTATATGTTCCACGGTTTTACCTATGCGGATGAAGCGTTGAGAGATGCCGAAAAGGGGCATATGAGCGTGCGCTTCCATCATGTTGTTATGAAAAAAGGCGTAATTGAATTTCCAAACCCGGAAGAGATTCCGGACAAGGACCGACGTATCCTTCATAAAATGCCGGTCAAACCTTTCGGAGAAGCAATAGGTAATTTTTCGAGACTGGGTGAATTTGCTGCTGAGGAGGTAAATCAATGA
- a CDS encoding Nramp family divalent metal transporter gives MKLSKLSWRNILLFLAIVGPGIITANVDNDAGGITTYAVAGAQFGYKFLWIFIPMTLALIVVQEMSARMGAVTGKGLADLIRENFGVRLTIFILIGLLIADVGNTVSEFAGVASSMEVFGVSKYITVPLGALLVWFLVVKGTYRRVERIFLIASAIFITYIFAGFLAHPNWGEVAKATFIPSFSTNSEYLAMFVGLVGTTIAPWMQFYIQSAIVEKGVTAKEYKFSRLDVIFGCFITDIVAVFIIVTTAATLHTAGVSINDAKDAAIALRPLAGQYASILFAFGLFNASIFAATILPLATAYYVCEALGFEAGVDKSFSEAPQFYTLYTIIIILGALIILIPNAPLVLIMLWSQVINGVLLPFVLVFMLVLINKKRIMGDYTNSKFFNGVAWSTTAVMVTLTLLLVVTSLWPNFLG, from the coding sequence ATGAAGCTTAGTAAACTTTCATGGCGTAATATTCTGTTGTTTTTGGCCATAGTTGGACCTGGGATTATCACGGCCAATGTGGATAACGATGCTGGTGGAATTACAACCTACGCGGTAGCAGGCGCTCAGTTTGGTTATAAGTTTCTTTGGATCTTTATTCCAATGACATTGGCCTTGATCGTAGTCCAAGAAATGAGCGCCCGTATGGGGGCGGTTACTGGCAAAGGTCTTGCGGATCTTATTCGTGAGAATTTTGGAGTACGGTTGACGATTTTCATTTTAATAGGGCTCCTTATAGCAGACGTAGGGAATACAGTATCGGAGTTTGCTGGGGTGGCTTCCAGTATGGAGGTCTTCGGGGTAAGTAAATATATCACCGTTCCGCTGGGGGCGCTCCTAGTATGGTTCTTGGTTGTTAAGGGGACATATCGGCGTGTAGAAAGAATTTTCCTGATTGCCAGTGCAATTTTTATAACTTATATTTTTGCTGGTTTTCTAGCCCACCCGAATTGGGGTGAGGTGGCAAAAGCTACATTTATTCCGAGCTTCAGTACAAATTCTGAATATCTTGCGATGTTTGTTGGTTTGGTCGGTACTACAATCGCTCCCTGGATGCAGTTCTATATTCAGTCTGCCATCGTTGAGAAAGGAGTGACAGCCAAAGAGTATAAGTTTTCACGCCTAGATGTTATTTTTGGTTGTTTCATTACGGATATCGTGGCTGTTTTTATCATCGTTACAACTGCGGCAACATTGCATACCGCAGGTGTCTCCATCAATGATGCTAAAGATGCTGCCATCGCCTTAAGGCCACTAGCTGGACAATACGCTTCAATACTATTTGCCTTCGGGCTTTTCAATGCGTCAATCTTCGCAGCCACAATTTTACCGCTAGCGACGGCTTACTATGTGTGCGAAGCACTGGGGTTTGAGGCAGGCGTTGATAAGTCTTTCAGCGAAGCACCACAGTTTTATACCTTATATACGATTATAATAATCTTAGGGGCTTTGATTATCCTTATTCCCAATGCACCACTAGTTCTAATTATGCTTTGGTCTCAGGTCATCAATGGTGTTCTTCTACCGTTTGTTCTCGTGTTTATGCTGGTTCTTATCAATAAAAAGAGAATCATGGGAGACTATACAAACTCCAAATTCTTTAATGGAGTTGCATGGAGCACAACTGCGGTCATGGTGACCCTGACACTTTTATTGGTAGTAACCTCACTTTGGCCAAACTTTTTGGGATAA
- the cas2 gene encoding CRISPR-associated endonuclease Cas2 — translation MLVLITYDVNTQTAAGRKRLRQVAKQCVNYGQRVQNSVFECVLDMAKFREVQHKLEKIIDTEKDSLRFYLLGNNYKNKVEHIGVKASFDVEDTLII, via the coding sequence ATTTTAGTGCTTATCACTTATGACGTAAATACTCAAACAGCGGCAGGGAGAAAGCGGCTGCGTCAAGTTGCCAAACAATGTGTAAATTACGGACAGCGTGTTCAGAATTCGGTCTTTGAATGCGTGTTGGATATGGCTAAGTTCCGCGAGGTTCAGCATAAGCTGGAGAAGATTATTGATACAGAGAAGGATAGCTTGAGGTTCTATTTGTTGGGGAATAATTACAAGAATAAAGTTGAGCATATAGGCGTAAAGGCTTCCTTTGATGTTGAGGATACCCTGATCATTTAG
- a CDS encoding nitroreductase family protein: MELQEAIVKRRTIRDFSEQKINPDIINKALLAGLKAPSYNHLKQWYFILVSDREKRIALIHTEKMIESVTEELEESLKDFDNLSKQMYLDAIPKQKRMMLSAPELLVVVYKPKTQIADSTRIYDLNCLASVWCCIENILLSLAEDSVFGVTFIPQNTKAVKEVLNIPPELEVAAIIPFGYKANNATLIPQKEVRLEDRLFMNRWTKENPI; encoded by the coding sequence TTGGAATTGCAGGAGGCAATAGTAAAAAGACGAACAATTAGAGATTTTTCCGAACAAAAAATAAATCCAGATATTATTAATAAGGCTTTGCTCGCCGGTCTCAAAGCTCCAAGTTATAATCACTTAAAGCAATGGTATTTCATTTTAGTTTCAGACCGGGAGAAAAGAATTGCCCTAATCCACACAGAAAAAATGATCGAAAGTGTTACTGAAGAACTAGAAGAGTCTTTGAAAGACTTCGATAATCTTTCAAAACAAATGTATCTAGACGCAATACCGAAACAGAAAAGGATGATGTTAAGTGCGCCAGAGTTACTTGTAGTTGTTTACAAACCGAAAACACAGATAGCTGATAGCACGAGAATATATGATCTGAATTGTTTAGCATCTGTATGGTGTTGTATTGAAAACATCTTGTTAAGTCTTGCAGAGGATAGTGTCTTTGGGGTAACATTTATTCCTCAGAATACTAAAGCAGTTAAAGAAGTTCTTAATATTCCACCAGAGTTAGAAGTGGCTGCAATTATTCCATTTGGATATAAAGCTAACAACGCAACTCTTATTCCACAAAAAGAAGTGAGATTAGAAGATAGATTGTTTATGAACAGATGGACAAAAGAGAATCCGATCTGA
- a CDS encoding HsmA family protein codes for MLTYAIIFINFALIFYSVGVWSEKIQGNLKAWHLTFFYFGLVCDTTGTWIMENIARSIEIITSNSYFHSITGVLAIILMLVHAFWATFVLIKKDDLMINKFHKFSIFVWIIWLIPFISGFVFRMI; via the coding sequence ATGTTAACCTATGCAATCATTTTTATTAATTTCGCCCTAATTTTTTACAGTGTAGGTGTTTGGTCCGAAAAGATACAAGGGAACCTTAAAGCTTGGCACCTAACATTCTTCTATTTTGGTTTAGTCTGTGATACAACAGGCACTTGGATTATGGAGAATATAGCCAGAAGCATTGAAATTATCACTTCTAATTCATATTTTCATAGTATTACTGGCGTTTTAGCCATCATTTTAATGCTTGTTCACGCTTTTTGGGCGACTTTTGTTTTGATTAAGAAAGATGATCTGATGATTAATAAATTTCACAAGTTTAGCATATTTGTTTGGATCATTTGGTTAATTCCCTTTATCTCAGGATTTGTATTTCGAATGATATAA
- a CDS encoding TetR/AcrR family transcriptional regulator, translating to MPKIIENLNETIILEGRKLLSNKGYKELNVREIAKNCNIALGTFYNYFPTKDELILEIVREDWSQLSDLIEKLKPIDEPIKEKIRKVFLSLEIFISSYVAIFIEMAMYKNYSYDHMSHDKFHLLYGKLSELIDLEKTKGHIQSPLASYKLAQLIMSNLIYLNTNKYISYDELYDSLKI from the coding sequence ATGCCCAAAATCATAGAAAATTTAAATGAAACTATTATTCTAGAAGGAAGAAAATTACTCTCTAATAAAGGATATAAGGAGTTGAATGTTAGGGAAATTGCAAAAAATTGTAACATTGCTTTAGGGACTTTTTATAACTATTTCCCTACCAAAGATGAACTTATTCTTGAGATTGTGAGGGAAGACTGGAGTCAGCTATCCGATTTAATAGAAAAATTAAAACCTATTGATGAACCTATTAAAGAGAAGATTAGGAAAGTATTTCTTTCACTTGAGATTTTTATAAGTAGTTATGTTGCCATATTCATTGAAATGGCCATGTATAAGAACTATAGTTATGATCATATGTCACATGATAAGTTTCATCTTCTTTACGGTAAGTTAAGTGAATTAATCGATCTTGAAAAAACAAAAGGTCATATTCAATCTCCACTTGCGTCCTATAAACTTGCTCAACTCATTATGTCGAATTTAATTTATCTAAATACAAATAAATATATTAGCTATGATGAGTTATACGACAGTTTAAAGATCTAA
- the cas8c gene encoding type I-C CRISPR-associated protein Cas8c/Csd1 — translation MNWVSSLCALYDANAYRAGEVERWKGKDLVLLPIGYDTMEAQVEIHIDQNGNFIRARTLEKDEAETLVPYPDSRASGIKALPLFDGLSYIAGDLLETVTFYFSGAKNEKDKKKKKARLRESFPLYIAGLKAWCESPFSHPKVAAIYHYVGKQTVAKNLIDSQVLVADENSIVSDKIKIQNASVEKAFVRFRVFTNDNNSPDSILSDPDNAHDSAVWLDKTVQRSFIAYYSSTLHKKDLCYMTGEHMPIAKTNPVKIRGKWDTKAKLISANDESNFSYRGRFNTKEKKTGYNEALSIGYNTSQKAHNALKWIIRRQGFSRDGVCLVAWENALRDLPNFHDSAASILAKVSDDGEADEAEFEEEALFEEDEADVPVTNYVSAAKFNAALDGYASKLSDISNMVVLALDSATPGRLAITYYKELKSSRYLKNLRTWHESCCWKHEYIRDKELKVYEGMASIPEIALAIYGTEQGEDKSNPKIKLSKNSDNKSPMLVSAFERLRPCIIEGAAIPRDMVRAAVLKASNPLAYEAKFNYRKVLHIACSMVKRLYWEKKQRNEREGVIFKMELDRSNRDRSYLYGRLLAVAERVERVTYEKGETRITNAERYMQAFSHAPFRTWTMIWSNLQPYMRQLKPSGREFYKNLVGEITEQFKYEERISGDPLDGKYLIGYDCQRSELKRKPNGQSSSEEENKKENNEGEE, via the coding sequence ATGAACTGGGTATCGTCGCTTTGCGCCCTGTATGATGCCAACGCGTATCGTGCCGGGGAAGTAGAAAGGTGGAAGGGAAAAGATTTAGTACTGCTCCCCATAGGATACGATACTATGGAGGCACAAGTTGAAATCCATATTGATCAAAACGGCAACTTCATCAGAGCACGAACGCTGGAAAAAGATGAGGCGGAAACCCTTGTCCCGTATCCTGATAGCAGAGCCAGCGGAATCAAGGCATTGCCTCTTTTTGACGGTCTGTCTTATATTGCCGGTGATTTGCTGGAAACGGTAACCTTTTATTTTTCCGGCGCAAAAAATGAAAAAGACAAAAAGAAAAAAAAGGCAAGGCTGAGAGAATCCTTTCCACTTTACATTGCGGGCCTCAAAGCATGGTGTGAATCCCCCTTTTCCCATCCGAAGGTGGCGGCAATCTATCACTATGTTGGGAAGCAAACGGTTGCAAAGAATTTAATCGACAGTCAGGTGCTAGTGGCTGATGAAAATAGCATCGTTTCTGACAAGATTAAAATTCAAAATGCGTCGGTTGAAAAGGCTTTTGTGCGTTTTCGGGTCTTTACGAACGACAATAATTCGCCGGATAGTATTCTTAGCGATCCAGACAATGCACACGACAGTGCCGTATGGTTAGACAAAACTGTGCAGCGTAGTTTTATAGCCTATTATTCATCCACTCTTCATAAAAAGGACCTTTGCTATATGACTGGGGAACATATGCCCATTGCCAAAACAAATCCGGTCAAAATACGGGGCAAATGGGATACCAAGGCCAAATTGATTTCTGCTAACGATGAAAGCAATTTTTCGTACCGGGGACGTTTTAATACGAAGGAAAAAAAAACCGGCTACAACGAAGCTCTTTCCATAGGTTACAACACATCCCAGAAAGCGCATAATGCACTAAAATGGATTATCCGCCGGCAAGGATTCAGTAGAGACGGTGTCTGTTTGGTGGCCTGGGAAAACGCATTGAGGGATTTGCCCAACTTCCATGACAGTGCGGCCAGTATTCTAGCCAAAGTATCCGACGATGGGGAAGCCGATGAGGCGGAATTCGAGGAAGAGGCACTGTTTGAGGAGGATGAAGCCGACGTTCCGGTGACGAATTATGTCAGCGCGGCGAAGTTTAATGCGGCTCTGGATGGATATGCTTCAAAATTGAGTGATATATCAAATATGGTGGTTCTCGCCCTTGACAGCGCGACTCCCGGGAGATTGGCCATAACTTATTATAAAGAACTGAAGTCTTCCCGTTATCTTAAGAACCTCCGCACATGGCATGAAAGCTGCTGCTGGAAACACGAATATATCCGGGACAAGGAATTGAAGGTCTACGAAGGAATGGCTTCTATTCCGGAGATTGCATTGGCGATCTATGGTACGGAACAGGGGGAGGATAAAAGCAATCCGAAAATTAAACTGTCAAAAAACAGCGATAATAAATCTCCCATGCTGGTATCTGCTTTTGAACGATTGCGCCCATGTATTATTGAGGGGGCGGCAATTCCACGGGATATGGTGCGTGCTGCAGTTCTGAAGGCCTCCAATCCTTTGGCTTACGAAGCTAAGTTTAATTATCGTAAAGTCCTTCATATCGCCTGTTCAATGGTAAAACGACTCTATTGGGAGAAGAAGCAAAGAAATGAACGAGAAGGAGTGATTTTTAAAATGGAGCTCGATAGAAGTAACCGGGATAGGAGTTATCTTTACGGACGCCTGCTGGCTGTAGCGGAACGAGTGGAGAGAGTCACCTATGAAAAAGGGGAAACACGCATTACAAATGCGGAACGGTATATGCAGGCCTTTTCCCATGCTCCTTTCCGCACATGGACAATGATTTGGAGTAATTTGCAGCCGTATATGAGGCAGCTGAAACCTTCCGGAAGAGAATTCTACAAGAACTTAGTCGGTGAGATCACAGAGCAATTTAAATATGAGGAACGTATTTCCGGCGATCCTCTCGATGGGAAATATTTGATTGGATATGATTGCCAAAGGTCAGAACTGAAGCGTAAGCCGAATGGGCAGTCTTCCTCGGAGGAAGAAAACAAAAAAGAAAATAATGAAGGAGAGGAATGA
- the cas1c gene encoding type I-C CRISPR-associated endonuclease Cas1c has translation MRKLLNTLYVTSPNTYLSLDGENIVILKDEAEALRVPLHNLEGIIAFGYTGASPALMGACAKRNIALSFMKPSGKFLGRVVGEVKGNVTLRKTQYRLSEDEAESHKIAQSFILGKIYNARWVVERATRDHGARLDVDKLKGVCQTLANALKLVEKSQDLEQLRGFEGEAAAQYFRVLDDLILQQKDDFYFNSRNKRPPLDNVNAILSFVYTLLAHEAAVALETVGLDPYVGFLHRDRPGRISLALDLMEELRAVYADRFVISLINKKVVNGAGFTRMENGAIIMDDDTRKAVLKAWQSRKQEEIRHPFLQEKMEWGLVPYAQAMLLARFIRGDLDGYPAFMWK, from the coding sequence ATGAGAAAATTATTGAATACCCTCTATGTGACCTCGCCTAATACTTATTTATCCCTTGATGGAGAAAATATTGTGATTTTAAAGGATGAGGCAGAGGCTCTGAGAGTTCCCCTGCATAATCTGGAGGGCATTATTGCCTTTGGCTATACCGGCGCCAGTCCTGCTCTGATGGGTGCCTGCGCCAAGCGTAATATAGCCTTGAGTTTTATGAAGCCCAGCGGAAAATTCCTGGGCAGGGTTGTCGGCGAAGTTAAAGGCAATGTTACGTTGCGAAAGACTCAATATAGGTTATCAGAGGATGAAGCAGAGAGCCATAAAATTGCTCAATCCTTTATCTTGGGAAAAATATATAACGCCCGCTGGGTGGTGGAGCGGGCAACCAGGGATCATGGGGCTAGGCTGGATGTGGATAAATTGAAAGGAGTCTGCCAAACCCTGGCTAACGCTTTGAAGCTGGTTGAAAAAAGTCAGGATTTAGAGCAGCTGCGAGGATTTGAAGGGGAAGCCGCGGCCCAGTACTTTCGAGTATTGGACGATTTGATTCTTCAGCAAAAGGATGATTTTTATTTTAATTCCCGGAATAAACGCCCTCCCCTTGACAATGTTAATGCCATACTGTCCTTTGTCTATACCCTTTTGGCCCATGAGGCAGCTGTGGCGTTGGAAACCGTTGGGCTTGATCCCTATGTGGGATTTCTGCACCGGGATAGGCCGGGAAGAATTTCCCTGGCCTTGGATCTGATGGAAGAGCTGCGGGCCGTGTATGCGGATCGGTTTGTTATTTCTTTAATCAATAAAAAGGTAGTCAATGGTGCCGGGTTTACCCGAATGGAAAATGGTGCGATCATTATGGATGATGATACTAGAAAAGCTGTTCTTAAGGCTTGGCAAAGTAGGAAACAGGAGGAGATTAGGCATCCCTTTCTGCAGGAAAAAATGGAATGGGGATTGGTGCCTTATGCCCAGGCTATGCTGCTGGCCAGGTTTATCCGGGGGGATTTGGACGGGTACCCGGCGTTTATGTGGAAGTAG
- a CDS encoding LysM peptidoglycan-binding domain-containing protein — protein sequence MHNRHVVRRGESLHKIAKRSGTSVHHLLRLNPWLRRNPNLIYPGERIRTW from the coding sequence ATGCATAACCGTCACGTTGTACGTCGTGGTGAAAGTCTGCATAAAATTGCAAAGCGTAGTGGAACAAGTGTCCATCACCTTTTACGTTTAAATCCCTGGCTTCGTCGCAATCCGAATCTTATTTACCCCGGAGAAAGAATTAGAACTTGGTAA
- the cas7c gene encoding type I-C CRISPR-associated protein Cas7/Csd2, translating into MSILQNKIDYTAILSVTRANINGDPLNGNRPRGDYEGYGIFSDVAIKRKLRNRLQDLGECIFVQSDDRSDDGHKSLKDRADGYAEFKAEMSKGKKADKDKCMQIACRKWFDVRAFGQVFAFKGDEVSIGVRGPVSIQQAISVSPIDIVDMQITKSVNSEAGKSGKSSDTMGMKHYVNFGLYVIRGSINCQLAEKTGFTDEDAKKLKEALCTLFENDASSARPDGSCEVCRVYWWEHAEKTPKETSAMIQRALHITPKKDVPDSFGAYDIVLDRTECVPEIINLV; encoded by the coding sequence ATGAGCATTCTGCAAAATAAGATTGATTATACAGCCATTCTCTCGGTCACGCGGGCAAATATCAATGGAGATCCCCTCAATGGAAACCGCCCCCGGGGAGATTATGAGGGATATGGGATCTTTTCGGACGTGGCCATCAAGCGCAAACTTCGTAATCGGCTTCAGGATTTGGGCGAATGCATTTTCGTCCAGTCGGACGACCGTTCGGATGACGGACATAAGAGCTTGAAAGATCGAGCAGATGGTTATGCGGAATTTAAAGCTGAAATGAGCAAAGGCAAAAAAGCAGATAAAGATAAATGCATGCAAATTGCTTGCCGTAAATGGTTTGATGTACGAGCATTCGGCCAGGTGTTTGCTTTTAAAGGGGATGAAGTATCCATTGGCGTGCGCGGCCCGGTATCGATTCAGCAGGCTATTAGTGTTTCACCCATAGACATTGTCGACATGCAAATTACCAAAAGTGTCAACAGTGAGGCAGGAAAGAGCGGTAAATCTTCGGACACGATGGGGATGAAGCATTATGTTAATTTTGGGTTGTATGTGATCCGCGGCAGTATTAATTGTCAATTGGCTGAGAAGACCGGCTTCACTGACGAGGATGCGAAAAAGCTTAAAGAGGCTTTGTGCACGTTGTTTGAGAATGATGCCTCCTCGGCGCGGCCGGACGGCTCCTGCGAAGTATGCAGGGTTTACTGGTGGGAACATGCTGAAAAGACACCGAAAGAAACATCGGCGATGATCCAGCGCGCTTTGCATATTACCCCCAAAAAAGATGTTCCAGATTCCTTTGGCGCTTATGATATTGTTCTGGACAGAACGGAATGCGTTCCTGAAATCATCAATTTGGTTTGA
- a CDS encoding LysM peptidoglycan-binding domain-containing protein: protein MYYGTAYPGDSLMMSGMQQQSFPAGMQTSAYSAGMYADSPLVVAKPVPSPCDPCNVEYVPVARIHIVRRGETVYSIANSHGLDWRELAGYNRLGNPNLIYPGEHLEIPPSHY, encoded by the coding sequence ATGTATTATGGTACAGCTTACCCAGGTGATTCACTAATGATGTCTGGAATGCAACAACAGTCTTTTCCTGCTGGAATGCAAACATCGGCTTATTCAGCTGGTATGTATGCTGATAGTCCACTAGTTGTTGCTAAACCAGTCCCTTCTCCTTGCGATCCCTGTAACGTAGAATACGTTCCTGTAGCTCGAATTCATATAGTACGCAGGGGTGAAACCGTTTATTCTATTGCTAATAGTCACGGCCTTGATTGGCGCGAACTTGCTGGCTACAACCGTTTGGGTAATCCAAACCTTATTTACCCCGGGGAACACCTAGAAATTCCGCCAAGCCACTATTAA